TATAATGCGCAGCGACTTTGAGCGCGCGTTTGAGTCTCCCTATGGTCAGTTGGCCAGTGCGACTTTGAAAACTCAATATCGAATGCAGCCTGCTATTGGAGACATGGTCTCGGAGGTGTTCTACGACGGTGTCTTGGAAACTGGAAAGCGACCTATACCAGCGCATTTTGATCACGCACCTGATTGTCTGAAACATGTATGCACTTGGCTAGACACCGGTGCTCTCGGGGATAAGGCTCATCACCAGTTACCTAAAGGTAATACGAGCCTGATCAACCACGCTGAAGCCGACGCAATCATCCAAATACTCAAAGAGATCGAACAAAACAGTAAATTTTCCGATGAGCTGATTGATGAGATGGGCCGTACCCAGGAACCCGCCATTGGCATTATCTGCATGTACGGTGAGCAGAAAAAACTGGTTCGGAGGAAGTTCGCCGAGCAGAACTGGCCAGATGCGTTCAGGCGACTGGTTAAAATCGACACGGTGGACAGCTATCAAGGCAAGGAAAACCGCATTGTGATCATATCCCTTACTCGCTCTTGGCCAGATCTGAATCCAGGATTTCTCGGCTCGTCCAATCGGGTGAACGTCGCGTTATCTAGGGCAATGGATCGCCTCGTTGTGGTTGGCGATATGCGAATGTGGGCTGGGAAGAATGCGCAGCTTCCTCTTGGAAGGGTGTCTACGTTCATAAGACAGCGTCAACATGAAATCGGCTATGGAATCATACCGGCCAAAGGAGTCGCGAAATGATACTCAAGGAGCAAACTCTTTTTGAAGTAGACTTCAGTGTGCCGGCACAGCAATTTCGTATCGAGTACACCCTAGTTGAGAAAGGTGGTCTGCCTTTGATTCCTGAGTATCTACTCAGACTTCTGAAGGTATCAGCGTTAACACCTGCAGACATTGCACGTTTTTTTGGATTCACCCTGAAAGAGGTCAGTACCGCTCTACTAATGTTTCTACAGCAGGGCGAAGTGAAAATCGCGCAGGATGGGCGAGTGACACTTACAGAAAAAGGGCTGAGGATGTTTAGCGGTGACGACGACACCCCAGTCGTTAAGGGCCGCATGGAGTACCGCCGGGTATTTACGTTCGATCTACTTGCATATTCATTTACTGAACATGCAAAGCATCGTCTTGAGTCGTCAAAATGCTCTGTAACTTTGAGTACCGATCCCTCTAAACGTGCTGACTCCACGATTGAAGCTGAGCAAGCATTTCAGATCAACCTGTCCAAGATTTATCGTTCAGGCGAGCTAACTGGCAAGCCAGAAGAAGCTCAGCCCCCTGAGTTATATAAGATAAGTGAAGTAATTAAGAAAAAGGATGGGTTCATTCGATTTGCCGAATCCTATTGCTTTGAATTAGACACGCTTAGTTACAGCTTCTCGGAACGAGCCGGCTTGCCGCAAGAAAACGCGTACATCAGTCAACGTAGTCAGCAGTTGGCCAGCCTAATAGGGCAACCCAACACATACACACTAATATCTTTTGCTGAAAAAATAAATGACACCCACACCCTTACCTTTCTAGCGGACGGCATCTTTGACCCCCGTAAGGCAGCGCAGGCTCAGGCAACTACTAGGCCTAGTCAAATAAAAATTGAGCCTATATACGGGGCCCTCCAACTCACTCATAACTGGGATAAAGTAGAGGCCCTTCTTTCTAAATATGGAAAACGATTGGCAGCCGAACATGATAAGCCACCAGTCGCGATGACCTGGCTGGCACCTTCCACACATGGTTTATGGGGCAAGTCCTCGCGCCATGGTCAAGCGTTGAGTGCATTTGTTTGTTCTGCCACGGTCACGATCAGTGGAAAGGAAAAGTCAGTTTTCAATCCGAAAGTTCTTATCCCATTAGCCAATCAGTTTGATAATTTTGCAATGCGCCAAGCTTTCAATGAATGTAAAGAAGCTGAAGCATACTTACACGGCTTTATTGAGAGTGAAGTCTTATCCGGACTTGAAATTGTAAGCCTTGTCGACTCATTTGCGATAGTCGTATATCACCTAGTCCAGCCAGATCGCCATCCGGTGCCAATACCCTTCGGATTTATTACTGAAGACAAAGCAATGATGCGACGAATTGAAACAGTTCTGGAGGACACGCTTGCGGAATACACCACTGGCAACGTACCTCGGTATCTCGGAGTACTACCTCGGGGTACGCCCCGTCCGAAGCAACGAGGCTAGCGTCCATGCGCTGCTTTAATCCAGAAATATCACTCCCATAGGGGTGAGGAACTCACTAATAGCCTTAGCTTCGAAGGGACACATCACTCCTCTGCGTCCCTCGACTGGCGGCTATGGTTAAAGGGGTGCATCGCGAAGGCAGCCAAACAACACTCGCCGCCATTCGCTCGGTTGTCTACGACTACCGTCCAACATTTGATGCAATTACCGCGTCTTTGAACGGGCAATGCGGCGAATCCCCACGACGTTGTTCTTTGCCTTTGCAGAGCTATTCGTAAGCTGCTCTACAGCAGAAAATGCGTTTTTTACTGCCGCAGTCGCGGCGTTGAAAATGATGGTGTCCACCCCTCCCGCCTTCTTAATTCGGTATTCGCGTGCGGCAGCTCCGTAGAGCCATTGGAAACCGTCCCACACAGGGCTAGTCCAGCTATCACTCATTTTGAAACTCCTTCTGAACACGTTTGGTCAGAAAACTGGGTGATGCATCAGGATGCCTGGCGCGCAATCGCCAGGCCCTGAACGATTTAAATCGACTGCTTACGCGCTTCATTCACTACAACCATGTAGCTTGGGTGCAGCGTGCCCATCTTAGGGAGAGGGCTGCTGATGTGAACACCAGGTGCTGGATCGAACCAGTCCGAATTGAAAGGCAACTGAACAGTACGAGACACATCAAATTTTGTGCGCACACTGAGGCCGGAGAGCGAAAACCCAGGGTCGTTAGGGTCTAAAACAAATTCGCCAGGAAAAAATTTTTCGGTCCGCTGGCTGGTGCCGTACGCGACGATCACCGCGTTATCAGTGGGAGAAATAAATAGGACTAAAGCCGGTCGTGGCTTTAATCCTGGGACCCCAGGACGTTCTGCTTGCGGAAATTTCACCCAGACGAAATCGCCGCAAGCAGGTAGAGGGTTATAGATTAATATTTCGTTCATTTTCAAAGAGGCCTTGTGTAAAGCGCTCGATCGGAATCTGAGTAGCGGGGCTCGCTGCACGGATCGCCGATAATTGCGCATCGGTTAGTGGTCCGTCGTCCAACTCGTACTTAGGCAGGCAGCGATCAGCTAGCTGGCGCAGAGCAAGATGAATAACTTCCGTTTTGCTCAGGCCGGTTTGTTGGGCAAGCAGATCCACTGTCTGACTGCTTACCCCTGTTGGCGTATCCTTTCTGCGAAGGCGCAGGAGGACGCTTTCAGTTTTTTCGGCGATGAGGGTCATGTGTAACTCCACGTAGGTGGTAAGAATCTGAAAGACTCGGTATGTATCGATAGGTAGTGTGCTGAGGGCTCCCAGGTCGGGTGCCGACGCCTCCTGACAGGAGGTGATATAGATTGTATATCAACAAATCCCAGTAGCAAATATCTATCCTCCAAAAAACACTGCGTATGGCATCCAAAAAGAGTGAGACATTTTGTATGTGATA
The sequence above is a segment of the Pseudomonas sp. HS6 genome. Coding sequences within it:
- a CDS encoding type II toxin-antitoxin system PemK/MazF family toxin; the encoded protein is MNEILIYNPLPACGDFVWVKFPQAERPGVPGLKPRPALVLFISPTDNAVIVAYGTSQRTEKFFPGEFVLDPNDPGFSLSGLSVRTKFDVSRTVQLPFNSDWFDPAPGVHISSPLPKMGTLHPSYMVVVNEARKQSI